One genomic region from Hyalangium ruber encodes:
- a CDS encoding VTC domain-containing protein, with protein MLSFAEGEVTKLRREFKLVLEAQEALQLCSRLSSELGGCLPPPTRIVSVYFDKPGLPLTHRAVCTPEDCLKVRTKEYSPDMGAGGVQRVVLEVKRERNGVTQKRRVWVPRSELRQVIRRGSRLLPLIAGGSLLPVLGVTYRRHVYQATHAWRVTVDRDIGFHHVTSELALSETTLTPEQLGAPLFEDGRVVVEVKHLGAELPSWLAALHPGSRKPAYSKFAEGMAKVHAFAADGVLGG; from the coding sequence ATGCTCTCGTTCGCCGAAGGGGAAGTCACCAAGCTGCGCCGTGAGTTCAAGCTCGTGCTGGAGGCGCAAGAGGCGCTCCAGCTCTGCTCGCGGCTGTCCTCGGAGCTGGGCGGGTGCCTGCCACCGCCCACGCGGATCGTCTCCGTGTACTTCGACAAGCCGGGCCTGCCGCTCACGCACCGCGCGGTCTGTACGCCGGAGGACTGCCTCAAGGTGCGTACCAAGGAGTACTCGCCGGACATGGGGGCCGGCGGCGTGCAGCGCGTGGTGCTGGAGGTGAAGCGCGAGCGCAACGGGGTGACGCAGAAGCGGCGGGTGTGGGTGCCGCGCTCGGAGCTGCGCCAGGTGATTCGGCGGGGTAGCCGCTTGCTGCCGCTCATCGCAGGGGGCAGCTTGCTGCCGGTGCTGGGGGTGACGTACCGGCGGCATGTGTACCAGGCCACGCACGCCTGGCGGGTGACGGTGGACCGGGACATCGGCTTCCACCACGTCACCTCCGAGCTGGCGCTGTCGGAGACGACGCTCACCCCCGAGCAGTTGGGCGCTCCGCTGTTCGAGGACGGGCGCGTGGTGGTGGAAGTGAAGCACCTGGGCGCGGAGCTGCCGTCATGGCTGGCGGCGCTCCACCCGGGGAGCAGGAAGCCGGCGTACAGCAAGTTCGCCGAGGGGATGGCGAAGGTTCACGCCTTCGCCGCGGATGGGGTTCTTGGGGGCTAG
- the tmk gene encoding dTMP kinase: MFIDFEGIDGSGKTTLSNLLAARLRRLGYKVAHAREGGELQAPTARRIRELTRDARLLEMCPRTEFFLNLARDAQQLEEVIAPALSRGELCISDRYLYSQLALSGGGRGLPMEELAPACAMASKGLWPDLVILVDVEPDLARLRKRLGKLKEGRSSDGDSRKGLVGAGLAVRVRESFLEMARKDPSRWLIIENNEQPLWVLEQRIVDAVVARLQGREPQVQRISPSNTVPMEPVTVDSVEERFFHALDSLEVREPSLAVWMLGGMPGLAAHQRRLAAVERFPGLAVRSLTGLEDEAAWALRELLAKVVPVDVVASLGTSLSPRAMALREQLYELAPGEVLAGLKRNDSPEAWALRERGMRDRKLAEVLLGLAGVDGEAAWSVRELGVQKKLYAEVARSLTGLSGERVDALREALLPHDRLSVLRSITGLDSPFANGLREQLEGKALKLVLRSLTGLTTDEAFALRERGAPLTKEAIDSLDGLDDPRAWQLREQYAERWPATVLSSLKGLPMTARAEALIVRILSAAPGRLPLLRNAYGVIAASHEAPAERTARPAASTESRVTV, translated from the coding sequence GTGTTCATCGACTTCGAAGGCATTGACGGCAGCGGAAAGACAACGCTCTCCAACCTCCTGGCCGCCCGGCTGCGGCGGCTGGGCTACAAGGTGGCGCACGCGCGCGAGGGAGGCGAGCTGCAGGCGCCCACGGCGCGGCGCATCCGGGAGCTGACGCGCGACGCGCGGCTCCTGGAGATGTGCCCGCGCACCGAGTTCTTCCTCAACCTGGCGCGCGACGCGCAGCAGCTCGAGGAGGTCATCGCTCCCGCGCTGTCCCGAGGCGAGCTGTGCATCAGCGATCGCTACCTGTACTCGCAGCTGGCCCTGAGCGGCGGCGGGCGCGGCCTGCCCATGGAGGAGCTGGCGCCGGCGTGCGCCATGGCCTCGAAGGGCCTCTGGCCGGACCTCGTCATCCTCGTGGACGTGGAGCCGGACCTGGCGCGGCTGCGCAAGCGGCTGGGCAAGCTGAAGGAGGGCCGCAGCTCGGACGGCGACAGCCGCAAGGGGCTGGTGGGCGCGGGGCTGGCGGTGCGTGTGCGCGAGTCCTTCCTGGAGATGGCGCGCAAGGATCCGTCGCGCTGGCTCATCATCGAGAACAACGAGCAGCCGCTGTGGGTGCTGGAGCAGCGCATCGTCGACGCGGTGGTGGCGCGGCTGCAGGGGCGCGAGCCCCAGGTGCAGCGCATCTCCCCCTCCAACACCGTGCCGATGGAGCCGGTGACGGTGGACAGCGTGGAGGAGCGCTTCTTCCACGCGCTGGACTCGCTGGAGGTGCGCGAGCCCTCCCTGGCGGTGTGGATGTTGGGCGGCATGCCCGGGCTGGCGGCGCACCAGCGGCGCCTGGCGGCCGTGGAGCGCTTCCCGGGGCTGGCCGTGCGCAGCCTCACGGGGCTGGAGGACGAGGCCGCCTGGGCGCTGCGTGAGCTGCTGGCCAAGGTGGTGCCGGTGGATGTGGTGGCCAGCCTCGGCACCAGCCTGTCGCCTCGGGCCATGGCGCTGCGCGAGCAGCTCTATGAGCTGGCCCCGGGCGAGGTGCTCGCGGGTCTCAAGCGCAACGACAGCCCCGAGGCCTGGGCCCTGCGCGAGCGCGGCATGAGGGACCGGAAGCTCGCCGAGGTGCTGCTGGGCCTCGCGGGCGTGGACGGAGAGGCGGCCTGGTCCGTGCGCGAGCTGGGGGTGCAGAAGAAGCTGTACGCCGAGGTGGCGCGCAGCCTCACGGGCCTGAGCGGCGAGCGGGTGGACGCGCTCCGCGAGGCGCTGCTGCCCCATGACCGGCTCTCGGTGCTGCGCAGCATCACCGGCCTGGACTCGCCCTTCGCCAACGGCCTGCGCGAGCAGCTCGAGGGCAAGGCGCTCAAGCTGGTGCTGCGCTCGCTCACGGGCCTCACCACCGACGAGGCCTTCGCGCTGCGCGAGCGCGGCGCTCCGCTGACGAAGGAGGCCATCGACTCGCTGGACGGGCTGGATGATCCGCGCGCGTGGCAGCTGCGCGAGCAGTACGCGGAGCGCTGGCCGGCCACGGTGCTGTCCTCGCTCAAGGGGCTGCCGATGACGGCACGCGCCGAGGCGCTCATCGTCCGCATCCTGAGCGCCGCGCCCGGCAGACTGCCGCTCCTGCGCAACGCCTATGGCGTCATCGCCGCCTCGCACGAGGCCCCGGCCGAGCGCACGGCGCGTCCGGCGGCCAGCACCGAGTCGCGGGTCACGGTCTAG
- a CDS encoding DUF4956 domain-containing protein encodes MEPTFTQLFSEVGKEFTSLNVGAILPRMVAAVIIGAVLSLRPWRPLMGRAMPKSEMIQAQVLLCTAAAVITAVIGDSLAKAFGLVGLGGFVRFRSGLKDPRDAAILFLMIGLGMACGHGSLGLAGVGTVFVALLLLVLDFFNKEEKVAKQRVVLSAQADDLIGAEASLRKALGERNVLVKGCAFDFDGRRLELEVEEKEPGTLAQALGRTEGAPLRGLRWTAVNPKGGREELV; translated from the coding sequence ATGGAACCTACCTTCACGCAGCTGTTCAGCGAGGTCGGCAAGGAGTTCACCTCGCTGAACGTGGGCGCCATCCTGCCGCGCATGGTGGCGGCGGTGATCATCGGCGCCGTGCTGTCGCTGCGTCCCTGGCGCCCGCTCATGGGGCGGGCGATGCCCAAGTCGGAGATGATCCAGGCCCAGGTGCTCCTATGCACCGCGGCCGCCGTCATCACCGCCGTCATCGGCGACAGCCTGGCCAAGGCCTTCGGGTTGGTGGGCCTGGGCGGCTTCGTGCGCTTCCGCTCGGGGCTCAAGGATCCGCGCGACGCGGCGATCCTCTTCCTGATGATCGGCCTGGGCATGGCCTGCGGGCACGGCAGCCTGGGGCTGGCGGGCGTGGGCACGGTGTTCGTCGCCCTGCTGCTGCTGGTGCTCGACTTCTTCAACAAGGAGGAGAAGGTCGCCAAGCAGCGGGTGGTGCTATCGGCGCAGGCGGATGACCTCATCGGCGCGGAGGCCTCGCTGCGCAAGGCGCTGGGCGAGCGCAACGTGCTGGTGAAGGGCTGTGCGTTCGACTTCGACGGGCGCCGGCTGGAGCTGGAAGTGGAAGAGAAGGAACCCGGGACCCTCGCCCAGGCGCTGGGCCGGACGGAGGGCGCGCCCCTGCGTGGGCTGCGATGGACCGCGGTGAACCCCAAAGGTGGACGGGAGGAACTCGTATGA
- a CDS encoding metallophosphoesterase, with protein MHLAKVPALGALALALTLTTGAAHAATLTRTPYLQRVGPDTATVAFRLDTNCSPEVRYGINGATNLVARSQASGRVHAVVLTGLTPGAEYTYLVEGCGAKTEPKRFSTAPVPGTRKVRFAAVGDFGTGGKSQKEVAAAMLTQQPELFVALGDNAYSSGTEAEIQNNLFAPMAALLAEVPFFAVAGNHEYVTNASQPYLDNLYLPTSPSGGERYYSFDWGHVHFVGLDSSCAIGLASKDLCTLEAQKKWVEADLAASTADWKVVYFHHPPWSSGEHGSQLLMRREFGPLFERYGVDLVLTGHDHNYERSHPMLGNDRAPSGQRGVPYLVVGGGGASLRAFSASQPAWSAKRNNTDFGFLDVTVIEGTLTAQLRTPKGGVIDSFTLTKQLAPREDPPPAAKLSIDVEGERGNAPHQAFFLATPPSSDTTVSWDFGDGQSAEGTQVTHLYNEPGQYTVTATASNGDTATTQVAVAEADTGEVPTTPGTPVTGTPQPSPGPSQGTNPPLSDEGGASAGCATVPMGALLPLGALALAGLLRRRRR; from the coding sequence ATGCATCTGGCGAAGGTACCCGCGCTTGGCGCTCTAGCCCTGGCGCTCACTCTGACCACGGGGGCTGCCCACGCGGCGACCCTCACGCGTACGCCCTATCTGCAACGCGTGGGCCCCGACACGGCCACCGTGGCCTTCCGGCTGGACACCAACTGCTCGCCCGAGGTCCGCTACGGCATCAACGGCGCGACGAACCTGGTCGCCCGCTCGCAAGCAAGCGGGCGTGTGCATGCCGTGGTGCTCACCGGGCTGACGCCGGGCGCCGAGTACACCTACCTGGTGGAAGGCTGCGGCGCCAAGACCGAGCCCAAGCGCTTCAGCACCGCGCCCGTCCCCGGCACGCGCAAGGTGCGTTTCGCGGCCGTGGGCGACTTCGGCACCGGCGGCAAGAGCCAGAAGGAAGTGGCCGCCGCCATGCTCACCCAGCAGCCCGAGCTCTTCGTCGCGCTCGGTGACAACGCCTACTCGTCCGGCACCGAGGCGGAGATCCAGAACAATCTCTTCGCCCCCATGGCGGCGCTGCTCGCGGAGGTGCCCTTCTTCGCGGTGGCCGGCAACCACGAGTACGTCACCAACGCCTCCCAGCCGTACCTGGACAACCTCTACCTGCCCACCAGCCCCAGCGGCGGCGAGCGCTACTACTCGTTCGACTGGGGCCACGTTCACTTCGTGGGGCTGGACTCGAGCTGCGCCATCGGCCTGGCCTCCAAGGACCTGTGTACCCTGGAGGCGCAGAAGAAGTGGGTGGAGGCGGATCTCGCGGCCAGCACCGCCGACTGGAAGGTCGTCTACTTCCACCACCCGCCCTGGTCGAGCGGCGAGCACGGCTCGCAGCTGCTCATGCGCCGCGAGTTCGGGCCACTGTTCGAGCGCTACGGCGTGGACCTCGTCCTCACCGGGCATGACCACAACTACGAGCGCAGCCACCCCATGCTGGGAAATGACCGGGCTCCCTCGGGCCAGCGTGGCGTCCCCTACCTCGTGGTGGGCGGCGGCGGCGCCTCCCTGCGCGCATTCTCCGCCTCGCAGCCCGCGTGGAGCGCCAAGCGCAACAACACGGACTTCGGCTTCCTCGACGTCACCGTCATCGAGGGCACCCTCACCGCCCAGCTCCGGACGCCCAAGGGCGGGGTGATCGACTCCTTCACCCTGACGAAGCAGCTCGCGCCGCGCGAGGATCCTCCTCCCGCCGCGAAGCTGAGCATCGACGTGGAGGGGGAGCGGGGCAACGCGCCGCACCAGGCCTTCTTCCTCGCCACCCCGCCCTCCTCCGACACCACGGTGAGCTGGGACTTCGGAGACGGGCAGAGCGCCGAGGGCACTCAGGTGACGCACCTCTATAACGAGCCGGGCCAGTACACCGTGACGGCGACAGCCTCCAACGGCGACACGGCCACCACCCAGGTCGCCGTGGCGGAGGCGGACACCGGCGAGGTGCCGACCACGCCAGGAACTCCCGTCACCGGCACCCCGCAGCCCTCTCCCGGTCCGTCGCAGGGGACGAATCCCCCGCTGTCCGATGAGGGCGGCGCCAGCGCCGGGTGCGCCACCGTCCCCATGGGCGCGTTGCTCCCGCTGGGTGCGCTCGCCCTGGCCGGGTTGCTGCGCCGCCGGCGGCGCTGA
- a CDS encoding response regulator transcription factor: MATHWRAKQTVRSNPLRAEQAHRTPRPLRVLLGEDQSGLRSLIRSTLMRDGYEVQEAEDGPTTLRALVAGLLEEQPRELDLLIADVRMPGFPSLELLARLRRENWFTPVIFITSSEDTALHAEAARLGAACVPDKPFELADLWARMRMVLSPA, encoded by the coding sequence ATGGCGACACATTGGAGGGCGAAGCAGACGGTGCGGAGCAACCCGCTGCGAGCCGAGCAGGCCCACCGGACTCCGCGGCCGCTGCGCGTGCTGCTGGGCGAGGACCAGTCGGGGCTCCGCTCCCTCATCCGCTCCACGCTGATGAGGGACGGCTACGAGGTGCAGGAGGCGGAGGATGGCCCCACGACGCTCCGCGCCCTCGTCGCCGGATTGCTGGAGGAGCAGCCACGCGAGTTGGATCTCCTCATCGCGGATGTCCGGATGCCGGGCTTCCCGAGCCTGGAGCTGCTGGCCCGACTGCGGCGCGAGAACTGGTTCACCCCCGTCATCTTCATCACCTCCTCGGAGGACACGGCGCTGCATGCGGAGGCGGCACGGCTGGGAGCGGCATGCGTACCCGACAAGCCCTTCGAGCTCGCGGACCTGTGGGCACGCATGCGCATGGTGCTGTCACCCGCGTAG
- a CDS encoding acyltransferase family protein, translated as MRDNREDIQRLSSDLYSMRGIGILLVVVVHVLGVDATHGVRKLFAADRTDLRVVVELLHSFNMAVMLMGSGVAVAAFGRADLSLFDFMRKKVNKLLVPMLVWAPVLFLMQELTRGAVHGREGWLSVLLRMPTTWFPAYSIFWFVHALVGCTLMAWLFRKYAASALGRWSGAVYFGLAVLLHLLAIPWSDSSNVGGYVEMILSWNRFFGLGLLVYPLLPAVRQAIARWPVALQALLPTAFFALIVLIYAVFPEELYPVVCGLNGPLGFGMLFSLIVFLRQRVSEGGAAWKEAWSRLVFTGSISMTLYLFHIYFVSGMRIALERLHPGMPLAVHFVLGCLAGCVGPWLLFQAFKGLPLFHWSVGLTLRVPRVRAPEGQPAEGLAQTP; from the coding sequence ATGCGCGACAACCGGGAAGACATCCAGAGGCTTTCCAGTGACCTGTACAGCATGCGGGGCATCGGCATCCTGCTTGTCGTGGTCGTGCATGTGCTCGGCGTAGACGCGACCCACGGGGTCCGAAAGCTCTTCGCCGCGGACCGGACCGACCTGCGGGTCGTGGTCGAATTGCTCCACAGCTTCAACATGGCGGTGATGCTGATGGGCTCGGGGGTGGCGGTGGCCGCCTTCGGGCGGGCGGACCTGTCGCTGTTCGACTTCATGCGCAAGAAGGTGAACAAGCTCCTCGTTCCGATGCTGGTGTGGGCGCCGGTCCTGTTCCTCATGCAGGAGCTCACGCGGGGCGCGGTCCACGGGCGCGAGGGCTGGCTGTCGGTGCTACTGCGGATGCCCACCACGTGGTTCCCCGCCTACTCCATCTTCTGGTTCGTGCATGCGCTGGTGGGCTGCACCCTGATGGCGTGGCTGTTCCGCAAGTACGCCGCGTCCGCGCTGGGGCGCTGGAGCGGGGCGGTCTACTTCGGCCTCGCCGTCCTCCTGCACCTGCTGGCGATCCCCTGGAGCGATAGCAGCAACGTGGGCGGCTACGTGGAGATGATCCTGTCCTGGAACCGCTTCTTCGGGCTGGGGCTGCTCGTCTACCCGCTGCTGCCCGCGGTGCGCCAGGCGATCGCCCGGTGGCCGGTGGCGCTCCAGGCGCTGCTGCCCACGGCCTTCTTCGCGCTGATCGTCCTCATCTACGCGGTGTTCCCCGAGGAGCTGTACCCGGTGGTGTGCGGCCTCAACGGTCCCCTGGGCTTCGGCATGCTGTTCTCGCTGATCGTCTTCCTGCGCCAGCGGGTCTCCGAGGGCGGCGCGGCGTGGAAGGAGGCCTGGAGCCGGCTCGTCTTCACGGGCTCCATCAGCATGACGCTCTACCTCTTCCACATCTACTTCGTCTCGGGGATGCGCATCGCGCTGGAGCGCTTGCACCCGGGGATGCCGCTGGCGGTGCATTTCGTGCTCGGGTGCCTCGCGGGCTGCGTGGGCCCCTGGCTCCTCTTCCAGGCCTTCAAGGGCCTGCCGCTGTTCCACTGGAGCGTGGGGCTCACCCTGCGCGTCCCCCGGGTGCGCGCGCCGGAGGGGCAGCCCGCTGAAGGGCTGGCCCAGACTCCGTAG
- a CDS encoding RsmB/NOP family class I SAM-dependent RNA methyltransferase: MKRPHRPASKKSSSKRSSPPSSQKSASRPAPSRAAPREEASARSTRPLREDLVLQASLEAYGLVRHEGRLSDRALDFTLRRKAHLYSTERRAVSERVYALLRRQRTVDYLLSRARSGFERLETTRQDVLRLAASRVLHGESTPTVARDSALSGEDAAALNALPEAAAALEALPAAKRFPIAASLPDFLAAKFQETFGEDAVRAAEAMNERAPLTARFNPLKTDRETLRKRLAEEGVESTPTPLSPLGLWLETRVNVFSLESFREGFLELQDEGSQLLGMLVDAPPTRVVDACAGAGGKTLQLAAQMKNRGDLHALDVDEGRIDELRKRARRAGVHNARTQVIPPEGAPAEEAIAPLKDKADRVLVDAPCSGTGTYRRKPDARYRVTAEELKNQVARQKALLERFSAMVKPGGRLIYGTCSILREENEAVVEDFLSRHPDFSVRPVAEELGAELGAKVSRGPFLRLAPHTHGTDGFFGAILVRAK, encoded by the coding sequence ATGAAACGACCGCACCGCCCGGCCTCCAAGAAGTCCTCCTCGAAGAGGTCCTCCCCGCCTTCTTCCCAGAAGTCCGCCTCCCGGCCCGCGCCCTCGCGAGCGGCCCCTCGGGAGGAGGCTTCGGCGCGCTCCACCCGCCCGCTGCGGGAGGATCTGGTGCTGCAGGCCAGCCTGGAGGCCTATGGCCTGGTGCGTCACGAGGGCCGCCTCTCGGATCGGGCGCTCGACTTCACCCTGCGCCGCAAGGCGCACCTGTACTCCACCGAGCGCCGCGCCGTGTCCGAGCGCGTCTACGCCCTGCTGCGCCGCCAGCGCACGGTGGACTACCTGCTCTCCCGCGCGCGCTCCGGCTTCGAGCGGCTGGAGACCACTCGCCAGGATGTGCTGCGGCTGGCCGCCTCGCGCGTCCTCCATGGAGAGAGCACCCCCACCGTGGCCCGCGACTCGGCGCTGTCGGGCGAGGATGCCGCCGCCCTGAACGCGCTCCCCGAGGCCGCCGCGGCCCTGGAGGCCCTGCCCGCCGCGAAGCGCTTCCCCATCGCCGCCTCCCTGCCGGACTTCCTGGCCGCGAAGTTCCAGGAGACGTTTGGCGAGGACGCGGTGCGCGCCGCCGAGGCGATGAACGAGCGGGCGCCGCTCACCGCGCGCTTCAACCCGCTGAAGACCGACCGCGAAACCCTGAGGAAGCGCCTGGCCGAGGAGGGCGTCGAGAGCACCCCCACGCCCCTGTCCCCGCTGGGCCTGTGGCTGGAGACGCGCGTCAACGTCTTCTCGCTCGAGAGCTTCCGCGAGGGCTTCCTGGAGCTGCAGGACGAGGGCAGCCAGCTGCTCGGCATGCTGGTGGATGCTCCTCCTACCCGGGTGGTGGATGCGTGCGCGGGCGCCGGGGGCAAGACGCTGCAGCTCGCGGCGCAGATGAAGAACCGGGGCGACCTGCATGCCCTGGACGTGGACGAGGGCCGCATCGACGAGCTGCGCAAGCGCGCGCGCCGGGCGGGCGTCCACAACGCCCGCACGCAGGTCATCCCTCCCGAGGGCGCTCCCGCCGAGGAGGCCATCGCCCCGCTGAAGGACAAGGCGGACCGGGTGCTGGTGGACGCGCCGTGCAGCGGCACGGGCACCTACCGCCGCAAGCCGGACGCGCGCTACCGCGTCACCGCCGAGGAGCTGAAGAACCAGGTGGCGCGGCAGAAGGCGCTGCTGGAGCGCTTCTCCGCCATGGTGAAGCCGGGCGGCCGGCTCATCTACGGCACGTGCAGCATCCTCCGCGAGGAGAACGAGGCGGTGGTGGAGGACTTCCTCTCGCGCCACCCGGACTTCTCCGTGCGCCCGGTGGCCGAGGAGCTGGGCGCGGAGCTGGGCGCCAAGGTCAGCCGCGGCCCGTTCCTGCGGCTGGCGCCCCACACCCACGGAACGGATGGGTTCTTCGGCGCCATCCTGGTCCGAGCGAAGTAA
- a CDS encoding M61 family metallopeptidase — protein MSEAVHYRVSMSRPHTHLFEVEARFPAGPEVLDAVLPVWTPGSYLVREYARHLQDVTAVGPGDEALPVQRVDKRTFRVRAGGKAVSLRYRVYAHELTVRTSHLDGSHGYFNGATLFLYTEATRHLPHHVTVKEPEGWRTFCALERQGEAFIASDYDELVDSPFEVGPHTPHTFTAAGVPHEVVIWGDTVADAEKLTSDLQRICEAEARLFGGLPMRRYLFLVYLSDKGRGGLEHQASTALLFPRAGLQSSRGWEDFLTLAAHEYFHLWNVKRIKPRALVPFDYSQENYTTLLWSFEGMTSYYDNLFVRRAGLMSAQRYLTRLGETLTNLHTTPGRRVQTLADASLMSWIKHYRPDENSPNSAISYYLKGEVVCALLDLEIRRATDNAKGLDDVMRLLWQRYGDGSGVTEEGVEAAVNEVAGKDLTSFFDRAVRSTEELDYSVFSHVGLEVSFRVRDSAADKGGTPPARKTGEVKPKGWLGLTTRGQATVSMVVDGSPAMEAGLYPEDEVVALDGYKVDGAGLVGRCEDRRPGETVRVTLFRRDKLMELPVVLGQKPADAVYLTRVDKPSEAQKTAFQAWLGAAWDEALG, from the coding sequence ATGTCGGAAGCCGTCCACTACCGCGTCTCCATGTCCCGCCCCCACACTCACCTCTTCGAGGTGGAGGCGCGCTTCCCGGCGGGGCCCGAGGTGCTCGATGCCGTGCTTCCGGTGTGGACGCCGGGCAGCTACCTGGTCCGCGAGTACGCCCGACACCTCCAGGACGTGACGGCGGTGGGCCCGGGCGACGAGGCACTCCCCGTGCAGCGCGTGGACAAGCGCACCTTCCGCGTCCGCGCGGGTGGCAAGGCCGTGAGCCTGCGCTACCGCGTCTACGCCCACGAGCTGACGGTGCGCACCAGCCACCTGGATGGCTCGCACGGCTACTTCAACGGCGCCACCCTCTTCCTTTATACGGAGGCCACGCGCCACCTGCCCCACCACGTCACCGTGAAGGAGCCCGAGGGCTGGCGGACGTTCTGTGCGCTGGAGCGCCAGGGCGAGGCCTTCATCGCCTCGGACTATGACGAACTGGTGGACAGCCCCTTCGAAGTGGGGCCGCACACGCCGCACACTTTCACCGCCGCGGGCGTGCCCCACGAGGTGGTCATCTGGGGCGACACGGTGGCGGACGCGGAGAAGCTCACCTCGGATCTGCAGCGCATCTGCGAGGCCGAGGCGCGGCTGTTCGGCGGGCTGCCCATGCGGCGCTACCTCTTCCTCGTCTACCTGTCGGACAAGGGGCGCGGCGGGCTGGAGCACCAGGCCTCCACGGCGCTGCTGTTCCCCCGCGCGGGCCTGCAGAGCAGCCGGGGCTGGGAGGACTTCCTCACGCTGGCGGCGCACGAGTACTTCCACCTGTGGAACGTCAAGCGCATCAAGCCGCGCGCCCTGGTGCCCTTCGACTACTCGCAGGAGAACTACACCACGCTGCTGTGGTCCTTCGAGGGGATGACGTCGTACTACGACAACCTCTTCGTGCGGCGCGCGGGCCTCATGTCCGCCCAGCGCTACCTCACGCGCCTGGGCGAGACGCTCACCAACCTGCACACCACGCCGGGTCGCCGCGTGCAGACGCTGGCCGACGCCTCGCTGATGAGCTGGATCAAGCACTACCGCCCGGACGAGAACTCGCCCAACAGCGCCATCTCCTACTATCTCAAGGGCGAAGTGGTGTGCGCCCTGCTGGACCTGGAGATCCGCCGGGCCACCGACAACGCCAAGGGCCTGGACGACGTGATGCGCCTGCTGTGGCAGCGCTACGGAGACGGTTCGGGCGTGACGGAGGAAGGCGTGGAGGCGGCGGTGAACGAGGTGGCGGGCAAGGACCTGACGTCCTTCTTCGACCGGGCGGTGCGCTCCACCGAGGAGCTGGACTACTCCGTCTTCTCGCACGTGGGCCTGGAGGTGAGCTTCCGGGTGCGCGACTCGGCCGCGGACAAGGGCGGTACGCCGCCGGCGCGCAAGACCGGCGAGGTGAAGCCCAAGGGCTGGCTGGGGCTCACCACCCGGGGCCAGGCCACGGTGTCCATGGTGGTGGACGGCTCGCCGGCGATGGAGGCCGGGCTCTACCCCGAGGACGAGGTGGTGGCGCTGGATGGATACAAGGTGGATGGGGCGGGGCTGGTGGGCCGGTGCGAGGACCGACGCCCAGGCGAGACGGTGCGGGTGACGCTGTTCCGCCGCGACAAGCTGATGGAGCTCCCGGTGGTGCTGGGCCAGAAGCCCGCGGACGCGGTGTACCTCACCCGGGTGGACAAGCCCTCCGAGGCGCAGAAGACCGCCTTCCAGGCCTGGCTGGGCGCGGCGTGGGACGAGGCGTTGGGTTAG
- a CDS encoding carboxypeptidase-like regulatory domain-containing protein, whose product MFRLRILAVILGLGFLPACDNRPVVDNGGDLCEEELVTLRVEVLTADGARVKGATVTAIHLETNQSITGVTNEEGISRAVNESLGAGTVRLHATAGAKVSPPLEVEWQCDGCHCSPIPGAVTLQLNP is encoded by the coding sequence ATGTTTCGGTTGCGCATCCTCGCGGTGATCCTCGGCCTCGGCTTCCTGCCGGCGTGTGACAACAGACCGGTGGTGGATAATGGGGGGGACCTCTGCGAGGAGGAGCTCGTCACGCTGCGGGTCGAGGTGTTGACGGCCGACGGAGCCCGGGTCAAGGGCGCCACGGTCACCGCCATCCATCTGGAGACGAACCAGAGCATCACCGGAGTCACCAACGAGGAGGGCATCAGCCGGGCGGTGAACGAGTCGTTGGGCGCGGGCACCGTGCGGCTCCACGCCACGGCCGGAGCCAAGGTCTCTCCTCCCCTGGAGGTCGAGTGGCAGTGTGATGGTTGCCACTGCTCGCCCATTCCGGGGGCGGTGACACTGCAGCTCAACCCGTAG